Proteins from a single region of Candidatus Deferrimicrobium sp.:
- the ispE gene encoding 4-(cytidine 5'-diphospho)-2-C-methyl-D-erythritol kinase produces MGTSAVSFLAPAKLNLSLQVFGKRPGGYHHIRSVMVPVSLYDEVTVEEASAGISVICDAPGIPTDAANSCHKAAALFLAWAGIPAGVRIRIRKAIPAESGLGGGSSDAAAALKGLIALTGKHPSPEALLAMAVRIGADVPFFLPGGAAFVEGIGERLTPLPWDVPFHAVIVRPAFGLSTREGYARLGREPGDPPPRGSIPSFRTFSDVAAVVRNDFEEAWGPSHPEIAAIRRELLSSGAVAAGLSGSGSAVFGLFTSEREARAARGNISTGDGAGKERTVFVARSI; encoded by the coding sequence TTGGGTACTTCCGCCGTCTCCTTCCTCGCACCGGCCAAGTTGAATCTCTCCCTGCAGGTTTTCGGGAAACGCCCCGGCGGGTATCACCACATCCGTTCGGTCATGGTGCCGGTCTCCCTGTACGACGAGGTGACCGTCGAGGAGGCTTCCGCCGGGATCTCCGTGATATGCGACGCGCCTGGGATCCCGACCGACGCCGCGAACAGCTGCCACAAGGCCGCCGCGCTGTTCCTCGCCTGGGCGGGGATCCCCGCCGGGGTGCGGATCCGGATCCGGAAGGCGATCCCTGCCGAGTCCGGGCTCGGGGGAGGGAGCTCCGACGCGGCGGCGGCGCTGAAAGGGTTGATCGCCCTGACCGGGAAGCACCCTTCCCCGGAAGCGTTGCTGGCAATGGCGGTCCGCATCGGGGCGGACGTCCCGTTCTTCCTGCCGGGCGGCGCGGCGTTCGTCGAGGGGATCGGTGAGCGGCTGACCCCCCTCCCGTGGGACGTTCCGTTTCATGCGGTCATCGTGCGCCCCGCCTTCGGCCTTTCGACGCGGGAGGGGTACGCGCGGCTCGGGCGTGAACCGGGCGATCCCCCCCCTCGTGGTTCCATCCCGTCATTCCGGACGTTTTCTGACGTGGCGGCCGTCGTCCGGAACGATTTCGAGGAGGCCTGGGGGCCCTCGCATCCGGAGATCGCGGCGATCCGGCGGGAACTGTTGTCCTCGGGGGCGGTGGCGGCTGGGCTGTCGGGGAGCGGATCGGCGGTGTTCGGTCTCTTCACTTCCGAACGCGAGG